From Montipora foliosa isolate CH-2021 chromosome 6, ASM3666993v2, whole genome shotgun sequence, a single genomic window includes:
- the LOC138005749 gene encoding galanin receptor 2a-like produces the protein MAMFSSYHNSKSAFNVTLWTLQEMIVVAGIIQNALILFIVLKNKTMHTTTNYLLANLAASDLVSLIFCPIRMALDITDNHIGGMAGQVICKAFTGNFLPKLAKCAGFTSLIFLATDRYHAIATPFIIRYRLTKNNIGFAIGLTWALAVTFCLPFVIWSDFNEKTKRCLNPWSIEKGASMKIYIVAINIVFLCCACLLMFCYVQILRGIFITRTVCSGNIACSDHTQLAAKKKLARTSLVVSVSFCTCYSPSLFFQLYLALTTPETVNQNYETMYVVHSLASFILLLGSCLNPLLYAFQSSNYRENLKRIFTKKRRICTVGPATVG, from the coding sequence ATGGCAATGTTTTCTTCCTACCATAACTCGAAGTCAGCTTTTAATGTCACATTATGGACTCTGCAAGAGATGATCGTGGTTGCGGGGATTATTCAAAATGCACTCATTTTATTCATTGTACTCAAGAATAAGACTATGCACACAACAACCAACTACCTCCTTGCGAACCTGGCAGCGTCGGATTTGGTATCTTTAATCTTCTGTCCGATCCGCATGGCTTTAGATATTACGGACAATCACATCGGTGGGATGGCCGGACAAGTCATTTGTAAAGCGTTCACTGGGAATTTCCTTCCCAAACTGGCAAAATGTGCAGGGTTTACATCCTTAATTTTCTTAGCTACTGACAGATATCATGCCATCGCCACTCCCTTTATAATTCGCTATAGACTCACGAAAAACAACATTGGTTTCGCTATAGGCCTAACATGGGCCTTGGCAGTAACTTTCTGTCTACCATTTGTTATTTGGAGCGACttcaacgaaaaaacaaaacgatgtCTCAATCCCTGGTCGATTGAAAAAGGAGCGTCAATGAAGATTTACATCGTGGCGATCAATATAGTGTTTCTTTGCTGTGCTTGTCTATTGATGTTCTGCTATGTGCAGATTTTAAGAGGAATTTTTATTACAAGAACGGTTTGTTCGGGAAACATAGCTTGTAGTGACCATACACAGTTAGCGGCAAAGAAAAAATTAGCGCGAACTTCGTTAGTGGTTAGTGTCAGCTTCTGCACCTGTTATAGTCCATCCTTGTTTTTTCAATTGTATTTGGCATTGACAACCCCTGAAACAGTGAACCAAAATTATGAAACAATGTATGTTGTTCATAGCCTGGCGAGCTTTATTTTGCTTCTTGGTTCATGTTTGAATCCGTTATTATACGCATTTCAAAGCTCCAATTATCGAGAAAATTTGAAACGGATTTTCACGAAGAAAAGGAGAATATGCACTGTGGGACCAGCGACGGTCGGCTGA